DNA from Hyphomicrobiales bacterium:
AGAAAATCATCATTGTAACGCGGAAGCTTCCACTCGAGGTTGAGTCTCGAATGCAGGAGCTGTTTGACCCGCAATTTAACGATACAGAACAACCGCTTAGCCAAGAAGAAATGATCAAAGCTGTTCAAACAGCAGAGGTTCTCGTTCCCACCGTTTCCGATAAAATTGATGCAGAATTAATTTCTCATGCTGGCACACAACTTAAGATGATTGCGAGCTTTGGCACGGGTACTGATCATATTGATGTTGCTGCAGCCTATGAAAAAGGCATCATCGTTACATCAACCCCCGGCGTTTCAACCGACGATACGGCTGATATGGCCATGGCTCTGATTTTGGCCGTGCCGCGACGCATCGCGGAAGGGGCCGCTTTGATGCAATCTGGCGAGAGCTGGCCCGGCTGGTCACCCACTTGGATGCTAGGACGTCGTCTAAAGGGCAAGAAGCTTGGCATTATTGGTCTTGGACGTATCGGGCAAGGTGTAGCAGAACGCGCCCGCGCCTTTGGCCTGTCGATCCATTATCATGGTCGCCGCCCTGTCGCCAAACAGGTTGAGGAGCAATTGGGCGCGACCTATTACGAAAATCTCGACGATATGTTGGCCGAAATGGACATCATTTCAATCAACTGCCCTTATACGCCGGAAACCTATCACCTGCTCTCAAAAGAGCGCTTAGCGTATATCAAACCGGAAGCTTATATCGTCAACACCGCGCGTGGTGAGGTGATTGACCAAGAAGCGCTGATTGATAGCTTACTAAAGCGTAAAATTGCGGGCGCTGCCCTTGATGTCATTGAAAATGCGACGGACGTTGATCCACGCCTCATTAAGCTCGCGCAAGAAGGCCGCGCAGTCCTCGTGCCTCACATGGGGTCGGCGACCATCGAAAGCCGGATTGAGATGGGTGAGAAAGTAATCATCAGCATTCAAACTTACGCCGATGGCCACAGACCACCAGACCGCGTGTTGCCGCCGAGCTTTAACGGTAACGCCTAGCTGCATGCCGCATCGCGTACAGCCTTAATCACATCAATAATATCTTGCTCACTCGTGCGGTGATTGACGATGGCTGCCCGCAGACAGTTTTCACCTTCGACCGTAGTAGTCGAGAAAATCACATCGCCACTGAGCTGCAATTGAGCGGCGACTTTGCTGGCGTCTGCCTTTTCCAAAGCGATGCAACACAGGTTTGAAACAACGGGATGAGCAAGACGCAGGCCCTCTGTTTGGCCTGCCAGTTCGCCCATAAGTTTAGCCTGTTTGCAATTATCCGTAATGACATCACCGAATGTCTTCGTGCCATAGCCCTTGATTGCCGCCCAAACTTTCAGCGCTTTAAAGCCGCGTGAAAGCTCCAAGCCATAATCACAATACCAAAGATCACCACCGCCAATGCCTGCGTCTTGCGGCGCAAGGTAGCTTGGGCGTTCTGCGAAGGTGGCGCGGTGCAAATCATGGTCGCGGATTAAGCACGCGCCGCAATCGTAAGGCACAAACATCCATTTATGGAAATCACACGCAATGGAATCTGCTTTTTCAACACCGTTGGAAAGCAAACGCCAAGGCTCATCCGCCAAACGCGTCCAAAACCCAAAAGCGCCATCAATATGGAGCCAAATATCTTGCTCGCGGCAATAATCGGCAATTTCATCAATCGGGTCGAAAGTACCCAGATTGACCGATCCAGCTGTTGCAACAACAGCAAGCGGAACACAGCCTGCCGCGCGGTCTTCTTCCACCATCGCCTTGAGTGCTACCAAGTCCATCGCATGATCAATTGTCGGCACCGAGCGAAGCGCGTCACTGCCGTGGCCCATGACATCAAGTGCCTTAGACATGCACGAGTGAGCGCCTTTGGCGGCATATACTTTTATGTCTGGCAGAGAACGGATGCCCTTTTTGCGCACATCTGAGCCAAAACGTTTTACGCGAGCAGCAGACAGGGCGAGGATGGTGCCTTGCGATGTGCCTGTCGTGAGTATACCTGACGAACCATCAGGAAAGCCTGCCACAAGCCTCACCCAATCAATAACAGCACGTTCAATTTCAACGGCCCCATGATCACGCCCACCGCAATTACTGTTCATGGTGCTTGCAACAAGATCAGCGCCAACACCAAGCGGCAAACCTGTGCCATGAACCCAGCCAAAAAACTTTGGATGCGTGTTGCCTGTGGCATAGGGCATGATGTTTTGCGTGAGGTTTTCGAATAGGTCGGCAGACGTCATGCCCGGTTCATCAATGGAGAGCGCGACCGATGGCCCCATGTCCTCAGGCTTCGGCTGCCAAGGAAAATCACGCGCCGACTTCATTCGCTCTAAGCATTGATCAAGGAGCGCATGAAAGTCTTGGGAAAACTGGTCCCAATCCTGCGGGTCAATGCGCTGCCCTTGATTGCCCATTTAATGATCCCCGTTTAATGGGTTTTTCGGGTCACGTTTATATTTGATGGTTTCAAACCGCATGGAGAGACTATCAACCAGCAACAAACGCCCCACCATATTGTCACCAACACCTGCAATGAGCTTAATAATTTCGAGCGCCTGCATCGTGCCAAGAACGCCCGTTAAGGCACCCAGAACCCCCGCCTCCGCGCATGTTGGCACCGCCCCTTCCTCTGGCCTGTTTGGAAACAAGCAGCGATAGGTTGGGTAGGCATTACCTGCATCGTCGCTCAGATGAGGCATTAAGGTGGTGAGCGTTCCGTCAAATCGACCAACGGCTGCTGTCACCAGTGTCTTACCTGCATGGTAGCAAGCATCAGATACGAGGTAGCGCGTGTCGAAATTATCAGAACCATCGGCAACGATATCGTAGCCTGCGATCAAGTCTGCCGCGTTATCACTATTAATGCGCGCGTTGTGAGCGTTGAAGGTCACATGAGGATTAATGCGTTTAATCGCGCTTGCTGCACTTTCAACCTTTGGCTCACCGAC
Protein-coding regions in this window:
- a CDS encoding D-glycerate dehydrogenase, which translates into the protein MTKKKKIIIVTRKLPLEVESRMQELFDPQFNDTEQPLSQEEMIKAVQTAEVLVPTVSDKIDAELISHAGTQLKMIASFGTGTDHIDVAAAYEKGIIVTSTPGVSTDDTADMAMALILAVPRRIAEGAALMQSGESWPGWSPTWMLGRRLKGKKLGIIGLGRIGQGVAERARAFGLSIHYHGRRPVAKQVEEQLGATYYENLDDMLAEMDIISINCPYTPETYHLLSKERLAYIKPEAYIVNTARGEVIDQEALIDSLLKRKIAGAALDVIENATDVDPRLIKLAQEGRAVLVPHMGSATIESRIEMGEKVIISIQTYADGHRPPDRVLPPSFNGNA
- a CDS encoding pyridoxal-dependent decarboxylase, coding for MGNQGQRIDPQDWDQFSQDFHALLDQCLERMKSARDFPWQPKPEDMGPSVALSIDEPGMTSADLFENLTQNIMPYATGNTHPKFFGWVHGTGLPLGVGADLVASTMNSNCGGRDHGAVEIERAVIDWVRLVAGFPDGSSGILTTGTSQGTILALSAARVKRFGSDVRKKGIRSLPDIKVYAAKGAHSCMSKALDVMGHGSDALRSVPTIDHAMDLVALKAMVEEDRAAGCVPLAVVATAGSVNLGTFDPIDEIADYCREQDIWLHIDGAFGFWTRLADEPWRLLSNGVEKADSIACDFHKWMFVPYDCGACLIRDHDLHRATFAERPSYLAPQDAGIGGGDLWYCDYGLELSRGFKALKVWAAIKGYGTKTFGDVITDNCKQAKLMGELAGQTEGLRLAHPVVSNLCCIALEKADASKVAAQLQLSGDVIFSTTTVEGENCLRAAIVNHRTSEQDIIDVIKAVRDAACS
- a CDS encoding molybdopterin-synthase adenylyltransferase MoeB, with amino-acid sequence MLDAQEIERYARHIVLAEVGGAGQQKLKAAKVLIIGAGGLGSPLLQYLAAAGVGTLGVVDDDEVSLSNLQRQVIHDTENVGEPKVESAASAIKRINPHVTFNAHNARINSDNAADLIAGYDIVADGSDNFDTRYLVSDACYHAGKTLVTAAVGRFDGTLTTLMPHLSDDAGNAYPTYRCLFPNRPEEGAVPTCAEAGVLGALTGVLGTMQALEIIKLIAGVGDNMVGRLLLVDSLSMRFETIKYKRDPKNPLNGDH